Proteins from a single region of Lepus europaeus isolate LE1 chromosome 4, mLepTim1.pri, whole genome shotgun sequence:
- the LOC133758537 gene encoding DNA-directed RNA polymerases I, II, and III subunit RPABC4 — protein sequence MDAQKDVQPPKQQPMIYICGECHTENEIKSRDPIRCRECGYRIMYKKRTKRLVVFDAR from the coding sequence ATGGATGCCCAGAAAGACGTTCAGCCCCCGAAGCAGCAGCCAATGATATATATTTGTGGAGAATGTCACAccgaaaatgaaataaaatccagGGATCCAATCAGATGCAGAGAATGTGGATACAGAATAATGTACaagaaaaggacaaaaagatTGGTGGTCTTTGATGCGCGTTGA